One window from the genome of Cricetulus griseus strain 17A/GY chromosome 2, alternate assembly CriGri-PICRH-1.0, whole genome shotgun sequence encodes:
- the LOC100756857 gene encoding LOW QUALITY PROTEIN: PRAME family member 6 isoform X2 (The sequence of the model RefSeq protein was modified relative to this genomic sequence to represent the inferred CDS: deleted 1 base in 1 codon; substituted 2 bases at 2 genomic stop codons), whose protein sequence is MSIYNPPSLQHLAVQSLLLNEASTISTLEYLPPHLFPPVFKEALTGRHMQLLKAMVAAWPFSYLPVGALMKTPNVELLQAVLGGVDILQAQKVRPRRWKLRVLDLRNMTQDFWDVWPSRKNLYCSTETESQEQVSSKLRRDVKVVTDLSLRFHLKEHQTCLLQWAQERKVCVLLCCVKMEFCDFPGEIIKEILDIFPPDNIEKMELSTNHVLPLLGHIASHFGHMTELRECHLTHIFLNRDMAVNTLAVTEMCAVQFLSXFSKLTSLEHLSMDGIYFSPHHMQQLLRFLKTPLDSLSISFCYLTQSDLKNLSQXQGLCQLKHLNLSSVVFSKFGVTHLRFLLENTADTLQTLELVNCKMEDSELSALLPALSQCSQLTTVNFCDKDFSSAVLKKLLQSVANLSNLTVEFYPPPLECYDPLEVFAQLCPELLDIPLAKRQPKTIAFATGICLECRRHCVYTREIRLCQCWQ, encoded by the exons ATGAGCATCTACAACCCACCTTCACTCCAACATCTGGCAGTGCAGAGCCTTCTGTTGAATGAGGCCTCAACCATCTCTACTCTGGAGTACCTGCCCCCTCATCTCTTCCCACCAGTGTTCAAGGAGGCCCTCACTGGTAGACACATGCAGCTACTGAAGGCAATGGTGGCAGCCTGGCCCTTTTCCTACCTCCCCGTGGGGGCCCTGATGAAGACACCCAATGTGGAGTTGTTGCAAGCTGTTCTGGGTGGTGTAGATATTCTGCAGGCACAGAAGGTTCGCCCCAG AAGGTGGAAGCTTCGAGTACTTGACCTGAGGAATATGACCCAGGATTTCTGGGATGTATGGCCTAGCAGAAAGAATTTGTACTGCTCAACAGAGACTGAAAGTCAGGAGCAAGTAAGCAGTAAACTGAGGAGGGATGTGAAGGTGGTCACTGACCTCAGCCTCAGGTTCCACCTGAAAGAACACCAAACATGCTTGTTGCAGTGGGCCCAGGAGAGGAAAGTCTGTGTGCTGCTGTGCTGCGTGAAGATGGAATTTTGTGACTTCCCTGGGGAGATTATCAAGGAGATCTTGGACATTTTCCCACCAGATAATATCGAGAAAATGGAGCTATCCACAAATCATGTTCTGCCCTTGCTGGGTCACATTGCATCTCATTTTGGGCATATGACAGAACTTCGTGAATGCCATCTAACTCACATCTTCTTGAACAGAGACATGGCTGTAAATACCTTGGCAGTCACAGAGATGTGTGCTGTCCAGTTTCTCTCTTAGTTCTCCAAACTCACCTCACTAGAGCATCTTTCCATGGATGGCATCTACTTTTCTCCTCACCACATGCAGCAGCTGTTGAG ATTCCTGAAGACTCCCTTGGATTCGTTGTCCATCAGTTTCTGCTATCTCACCCAATCAGACTTGAAAAACTTGTCACAGTGACAGGGGCTCTGTCAACTGAAACATCTGAACCTCAGTAGTGTAGTGTTCTCCAAGTTTGGTGTCACACATCTCCGATTTCTCCTTGAGAATACAGCAGACACTTTGCAGACCCTGGAGTTAGTGAACTGCAAGATGGAGGACTCTGAGCTCAGTGCCCTCTTGCCTGCCCTGAGCCAGTGCTCACAGCTCACGACTGTGAATTTCTGTGACAAAGACTTCTCCAGTGCTGTATTGAAGAAGCTTCTGCAGAGTGTGGCCAATCTAAGCAACTTGACTGTGGAGTTTTACCCCCCACCTCTAGAGTGCTATGACCCACTGGAGGTTTTTGCCCAACTGTGTCCTGAGCTCCTGGATATACCTCTTGCCAAAAGGCAGCCTAAGACA ATAGCCTTTGCTACAGGCATCTGCCTTGAATGCCGTAGGCACTGTGTTTATACCAGGGAGATCAGACTTTGCCAGTGTTGGCAATAA